DNA sequence from the Drosophila sechellia strain sech25 chromosome 3L, ASM438219v1, whole genome shotgun sequence genome:
AACCCAGAACTTTATTTATCACATTTAAAATGCGATAAAACAGCATTTCAGTGGGGCAGTGCATAAATTACGTTTATGCATTTAAGTTATGCATTTGCACAGGCCCTAAGTGTCAAAATAATTCATTATAATTGCCCACAGATCATTTTTGTCAACGATTTTTTCTGCTTTGTTTGCCCGGCGCGTATTGCGTGCGTTTTCCTAtcgtttcttttttggcttatttattttatttattttgtttcctttggTTTCTTACACTTttagtttatatttatttattcatggtgtcttttttgttgttgccatgTCGTCGCGTTTTGGGCCGAAAGAGCAACAAGCGAGTGAATGAGTGAGTGAATAATTGCAGGCATGCCATGTTGTTTAtactaaatttaattaatgatGACTTTTATTTATGAATGCGTGGCCGGGCGTTGTGCATTCGGTCACATAAATCGGAGCTGGGCCACACCCCCAAGGGGGCGATAAGGGGGCGGCTGGGGGGGATAATGTCTTCAGCTGCTGAAATTTTTGGTTAGCCAAGGGCTAGGATTAAGTTAAATTGATTAGCGCGGTGGCTATCTTAATTGAGATCTCTACTGCGTTTATCATAATTTCATAAGCAATAAATTCTAATTAGCAGTTGGGCGATGTAATGGATAATGGATAATGGATTTATGCATCTTCACATGCCtcatttatttggttttcagatcagaAAAGATAGCGCCTTATCTGTTCATTGGTAATCAATAATCTTAGTTTTGTATAAAGCCCATATcctaattttaattattacgtttacagcttaaaaataattgttgtAATATCCTACCCCCAATTGATATACTTTACTTAATTTTCGAGTAATTTCGCTATAATTATTTTCACGACGTTCagcaattttaattagttttgtgCGGCCCGGTGTATCTGAATCAGTGTATCTGCAAATTGCCCATGGCCCCTGGAGCGTTCCACTTGGCCCCCAGATGGAAAACACAGAAAACGCGGCGGCAATTGGCTGGTGTGCACCCATATATGGACGACGAGACCGCAAAAGTATTATTGCGCTGAAcaaatttttagtttattttgttgtgtgccataaaaatgttaaCATCATTATAAGACTTTAACACCTGCACCAGCTGGCCGAGCATTTTTCGCATCTCGCATTTATCGCTAATCGAATTGAGTTTGCTGCCACTGCGGCAGCGACAAAATGCAGCGCTATCCATGTCTCTAGGATCTATAAAATGTTGTCGCTTCCAGCTCGCTTTGAATTTGCGTTTTCTCACGCTCCTTATTGGACTTACAACGAAGGGGGGCACTGGGGGCACTGCAGATCGCCGACCAATGAGCAGTACCATCCAGATGCCGGCTTTTTGCGTGCTCGACCGCAGGGCGAATGTTTTGACTATGCCACCGACGCGGCATGCCGCCTGTGgaccgtctctttcgcttaaCCCATTGAAAAGCACTCGCAAATGGGGACACGAAACTCGTAAAAGGAAACTTAAAAATGTTAACTgaatttaatcaatttaaaaataaactaaaaattaGATACAGCAGtggtttataaaaataaaatagtataACTCATTTATTTGCTGAGCAAAAACGGTATTTGTTGCACAAATAATTCacaaaatgcataaaattttaattggttaTAAAATGttcataataaaaaataataaatatatgtcaTATTTTTGTACAATCCATTCTGATTTTCGAGTGGCTTCCAAAATCGAGTGGACGACTTTTGACAAGAGCTAATTAATGGGTTAACACCTCTGAAGCCAGTTGCAGTCGATGCAAAGTGAGCGGCGGCCGTGCAACAATGTTGTCTGCCACACAGCTGATGTCCGTTGCCCGATGGTCGATGGACGATGccgatcccgatcccaatCCCACTGACTATATGATTTATGTCCCGGCAGTCGGTTGGCGCCGCTTCTTTACCTTCATCCATCCGGCTTGCCCAAACCaaggaaaatgtttgttttccCATCTCTTAGATAAATCATTGCAAGTGATTAAAGGGATTTAACTTTCACATTGTGGATTAATTTGTTTGATGCGATTATGTAGCGTATTAACATGAAAAACAATCAATTTTGAAATCAAAGAAGTTGAGCAATGAACAATGCAATAAATTCGAAATGTAGTTCTCTGCtttaattcatttattttttggtaACAAATTCTGCAATTTATTGTTTGCATACAAAACATTCATGGTATTCAACATGCTATCAGCTATTTCGAAATTGAGTATTTAAATTAAGAAAACGATTTAACTGGCTACGATATAAAAATGTTAGGAAATAGACTGATACAGCCTCTCTTGGAACTTATCCGTTTTGTTTCCGAGTGAAGTGATATTAgttaagtttaattttaatgccTGAGTTTTCACTAGTTTTTCATTCATAACCATTTAGTAATGGTTCTGTAGATTATTAGCCACATGTGAGGCAATGAATTGGTACTGCATCTTGAAAGTCTGCACCCACAATAATTGGGCGTTCTGCAATGTAATGCCATTGGTTACTGTTTCGGAATCATCATCCGAATATTCATCGCTGCTGCTCACTACTGTAGAGCGTGGAGAGCTTGATCCTGCAGTGCTGAAATTGCTCCCATCTTCCGAATATGTTAAGGATTCAACATCTGATTCATCATCCGAGATAAAGAATGCAATAGAACTATTTCCAGATGCGCCCGTAGACTCCGTTTCGTAAACGGAAGTGTCAATTCCAGACGAAACACTCTCCTGACTCTCTACAAAACCACTCGATGAATTTGGTTCGCCATCGCTGCCATCGTCCTCATCGTCCGCAATGATCTCTTGGCCTTCGCCGTAGTCTTGCGAGTCCTCCGTATCCGATTCACTTCCTAAGCCCATTTCATCAGCGACCTGTGGCATTGGTGGTATGTTCATCTGATTCGTCACATGAACACTAAGCTTGTTCTTTAGatcatcctcctcctctgaTGCCGACGACTCTTGGCTCTCGTAGTTATCAATGGATTTTAGGGCCTCCTTCATGGCTTCCTTAACATGCTTCTTCCTCTCTTTAGCACTGTTATAGTACAGTTCCAGCATGGATTTATAGAGCTTATCCAGCAAAATGCTAACCGTCGCATTATCCATGAGTTGCTTCTTTGCATACTTGCGGATCCGTTTCAGAAATCTCTCTTGATTTGTAAATTTGTCAAGCAGATGACACAAATTCATGTGCGGCAAATGTGATATTCTTTTGTATACATCCTTCTGAAAGTCGCATTTATAAAATGAGTGTGTTTTTTTGGATCTGCAGGACGAGCTCATCCGTTTTTTAAACTTGCGTTTAACTTTTGCGTTTAGTTTAGGAAATACTTTCTTGTATAGTATCAGACGCCGTTTTCCATGAACTCTTTTAGACTGATGCCTTTGTTTAGACATCAATCGATTCCATATCTCCTCCTCATCACTGGTTGCATAAAAGGTGTCGTAGGACCTATCGCTATGGTAGCCACAAACCATGCTATCCGAACTGATGCTACTGGCATCGTCCACCGTGTTCGATATAACCATATTCTGTATGGTCATAGAACTGGTTTGCGTTGGAGCAGCTAGGCAATAGGTCTTGTTGTTAATCGAGTTGGCTGGCGGTGCAGGTGGTGTCACTGTGGTTGGAGACGGCTCCTGGGTCAGCTCCGACGGTGTTAGGGTTGGTGTCAATTCGGGAGATTTTGACGGAACCTGGATTCCCGCTCCATTAACAGGATGATACTCTTTGTCGTCTGATGTTGGTTGTATGTCTTCCATATAGCATTTATTTACGGTGATCTCTGGTGTTTGCTGTATTTCAGTTGGTTGCTTCTGTATCTGGGATGAAGCACTTGTATTTAACTTTGGTGGAGTGTTCAATTTTTTCCTTCTCTCCGTCTTGTTCGTTTTTGAACCTCCAGCTTTGGAGTTAGTTTCTTTAAGCTTTCCTTGCATTGCAGTTTCTTTCTCGACTTGTTTCAGTTCTTTGACCCTAAGACTCTTATTATTATGTGAAGTTTCTGGTAAGTTTTCGAGCTCCAACTCTTTTTGGGATACAACATTTTCTAAGGACACTAGTACTTTGCCTGCAACAACTTTTGATTTTCCTGGATCTCTCTTTTTGCCATCCTGATCCTTTCGAAGATTTTCTAAGTCAACTGAAGGTTTCGTCGATGAAGCATCCGGATTTGCAGGGTCTTTGCTTGGATTTTCTTTAATAGGAACCTTGTTTTCCATAGGCATTTCCTGTAGCGGATTCTCTTCCTTGATGTAATATCCAAAGTTGTACTTTTCGAAATCCCAAAAATTGAATTCATTTGGCATTGGCTCCTTGGGAAATTCCAGAACCGACCAAGCCGTTGCGATTTTTTTTGACATTTCCCTAAATCTCTGGCTCTCCTTTTTGGAGGATATAAACGTGATGGCTATGCCCTTGGAGCCAAACCGACCAGCTCGTCCAATGCGGTGCAGATAGGTGACATGATCCTGTGGTGGATCAATGTTGATAACCAGGTTGGCATGCGGGGAGTCCACTCCGCGTGCCATCAAATCAGTGGCCACCAATATGCGCATAGTAAAGTTTCTATAGCCCTCGAACACATGCAAACGCTCCGATTGTTCCATGGCTCCCGAGATCAAATGACAATCGACACCACTGGCTGTTAGATAGTTCTTGTAGGAATCCGCTCGCATTTGTGAGCTGGCAAAGATGATGGCCTGTTCGTAAGGCAACTGGCTAAAGATCTGGCCAAGAATCTGCAGCTTAAGACGCATCTCCTCCACACTGTTGTTTTGCTGTGGCAATTCGTAGACAAACTGGCGGATGCCCAGTAGCACGGTAGCCCTTTCGGAATTCGATATAAGCATGGGTTTGTCCATGACCTTGGCCAGACGCTCATCCAAATCCTTATCGTATGTGGCACTGCAGGCAATTATCTGCCGGTTCTTGGGCATTGCCTCTATGAGCTTACTGAC
Encoded proteins:
- the LOC6605156 gene encoding probable ATP-dependent RNA helicase DDX20, translating into MEREIAHSLAGGEERSSDVAPGQVKTFEELRLYRNLLNGLKRNNFVTPTKIQAAAIPMALANIDLIIQSKSGTGKTLIYIIAVVQSFQPNMNRPHAMVIVPTRELAIQVQDTFVQLCKSFRDFKCSAFIGGTEVAKDRSRMNESRVIIGTPGRLLHLYENRVLDVSKLRLLVLDEADQLYQTKSLQHTVSKLIEAMPKNRQIIACSATYDKDLDERLAKVMDKPMLISNSERATVLLGIRQFVYELPQQNNSVEEMRLKLQILGQIFSQLPYEQAIIFASSQMRADSYKNYLTASGVDCHLISGAMEQSERLHVFEGYRNFTMRILVATDLMARGVDSPHANLVINIDPPQDHVTYLHRIGRAGRFGSKGIAITFISSKKESQRFREMSKKIATAWSVLEFPKEPMPNEFNFWDFEKYNFGYYIKEENPLQEMPMENKVPIKENPSKDPANPDASSTKPSVDLENLRKDQDGKKRDPGKSKVVAGKVLVSLENVVSQKELELENLPETSHNNKSLRVKELKQVEKETAMQGKLKETNSKAGGSKTNKTERRKKLNTPPKLNTSASSQIQKQPTEIQQTPEITVNKCYMEDIQPTSDDKEYHPVNGAGIQVPSKSPELTPTLTPSELTQEPSPTTVTPPAPPANSINNKTYCLAAPTQTSSMTIQNMVISNTVDDASSISSDSMVCGYHSDRSYDTFYATSDEEEIWNRLMSKQRHQSKRVHGKRRLILYKKVFPKLNAKVKRKFKKRMSSSCRSKKTHSFYKCDFQKDVYKRISHLPHMNLCHLLDKFTNQERFLKRIRKYAKKQLMDNATVSILLDKLYKSMLELYYNSAKERKKHVKEAMKEALKSIDNYESQESSASEEEDDLKNKLSVHVTNQMNIPPMPQVADEMGLGSESDTEDSQDYGEGQEIIADDEDDGSDGEPNSSSGFVESQESVSSGIDTSVYETESTGASGNSSIAFFISDDESDVESLTYSEDGSNFSTAGSSSPRSTVVSSSDEYSDDDSETVTNGITLQNAQLLWVQTFKMQYQFIASHVANNLQNHY